From Skermanella sp. TT6, a single genomic window includes:
- a CDS encoding branched-chain amino acid ABC transporter permease: MDLALTILLDGLIYASWLFIVALGLTLVFGVLKILNIAHGSLYAIGAYAAASFVAFFASLGLAPEWSLVAMLLAAVAVAVIVGPLLERGLLRLFYGRDEVLLVLVTYALFLMLEDVTKLIWGVNPYYVSEPYTLFGDVEFGSLFYVGYDLMMIVLAVVCGLGVWFGLNRTVTGKIVLAVIHNEEVSASMGVNVNRVYVAAFTVGVFLAALGGAFTAPMISVQPGLSVGVIILSFAVVIIGGLGSIEGAAIGAVVVGLARAAAVHLMPDAELFSIYIVMAAVLIFRPEGLFQRVSARKI, translated from the coding sequence ATGGATCTCGCACTGACCATTCTCCTGGATGGGCTGATCTACGCCTCGTGGCTCTTCATCGTGGCGCTCGGCCTGACGCTGGTGTTCGGCGTCCTCAAGATCCTCAACATCGCCCATGGCAGCCTCTACGCCATCGGCGCCTACGCGGCGGCCAGCTTCGTGGCGTTCTTCGCGTCGCTCGGGCTGGCGCCGGAATGGTCGCTGGTCGCCATGCTGCTGGCGGCCGTCGCGGTCGCGGTCATCGTCGGGCCGCTGCTGGAGCGGGGATTGCTGCGGCTGTTCTACGGCCGGGACGAGGTGCTGCTGGTGCTGGTCACCTATGCCCTGTTCCTGATGCTGGAGGACGTCACCAAGCTGATCTGGGGGGTCAACCCCTATTACGTCTCCGAGCCCTACACCCTGTTCGGCGACGTGGAGTTCGGCTCGCTGTTCTATGTCGGCTACGACCTGATGATGATCGTCCTGGCGGTGGTCTGCGGCCTGGGCGTCTGGTTCGGACTGAACCGGACGGTGACCGGCAAGATCGTGCTGGCCGTGATCCACAACGAGGAAGTCAGCGCCAGCATGGGGGTGAACGTCAACCGCGTCTATGTCGCGGCCTTCACCGTCGGCGTTTTCCTGGCGGCGCTGGGCGGAGCCTTCACGGCGCCGATGATCTCGGTCCAGCCGGGGCTCAGCGTGGGCGTGATCATCCTGAGCTTCGCGGTCGTGATCATCGGCGGGCTGGGCAGCATCGAGGGGGCGGCGATCGGAGCGGTGGTCGTCGGCCTCGCCCGGGCCGCCGCGGTCCACCTGATGCCCGACGCGGAGCTGTTCAGCATCTACATCGTCATGGCGGCTGTCCTGATCTTCCGACCGGAAGGCCTGTTCCAGCGCGTCTCCGCCCGCAAGATCTGA
- a CDS encoding ABC transporter substrate-binding protein produces the protein MAVFRRASCAAVLALAFGIAQPAQAQESFKVGIVTFLSGQAAESFGVPAWNGGKVVIEALNKGEAPAPYDKVGFGGMTIETVVVDEAGGATKQVQELRNLYQRENVDVVIGYVSSGDCLAVAPAAEELKRLLILYDCGTPRIFEDAKYEYVFRTASHATMDNVALARYMKTQGVKAGTVSAINQDYAWGHDSRNDFLAAMEQLYPGFKAEADLLPKFGAGQYGTEISALVRQGSDVVHSSLWGGDLQAFILQAGPRGLFKRSQVVLSAADHVLPSLGDKMPDGTIIGARGAYGLLAPKSDLNDWFWKVYQDAYGVYPVQAPYRMVQAVLGLKVAVEKAMAENGGTKPTKEQIAAALKGSEWHSPAGTIRMALGDGHQAIQQTAIGRTRFDEGRKMVVLDDIQNFKAECVNPPPGQKSIEWIKAGFPGAQCD, from the coding sequence ATGGCAGTCTTTCGAAGGGCATCGTGCGCGGCGGTGCTGGCTCTCGCCTTCGGCATTGCGCAGCCGGCGCAGGCCCAGGAGTCGTTCAAGGTCGGCATCGTCACCTTCCTGTCCGGCCAGGCGGCGGAGAGCTTCGGCGTTCCGGCCTGGAACGGCGGCAAGGTCGTGATCGAGGCGCTCAACAAGGGCGAGGCGCCAGCCCCTTACGACAAGGTCGGTTTCGGCGGCATGACCATCGAGACCGTCGTGGTCGACGAGGCCGGCGGTGCCACCAAGCAGGTGCAGGAGCTTCGCAACCTGTACCAGCGCGAGAACGTGGACGTGGTGATCGGCTATGTCAGCTCCGGCGACTGCCTCGCCGTGGCGCCGGCGGCGGAGGAGCTGAAGCGCCTGCTGATCCTGTACGACTGCGGCACGCCCCGGATCTTCGAGGACGCCAAGTACGAATACGTGTTCCGCACGGCCTCCCACGCCACCATGGATAACGTGGCCCTGGCCCGGTACATGAAGACCCAGGGCGTCAAGGCGGGAACCGTCAGCGCGATCAACCAGGACTATGCCTGGGGCCACGACTCCCGGAACGACTTCCTGGCCGCCATGGAGCAGCTCTATCCCGGCTTCAAGGCCGAGGCCGACCTGCTGCCCAAGTTCGGTGCCGGCCAGTACGGCACGGAGATCTCGGCCCTGGTCCGCCAGGGCTCGGACGTGGTCCATTCCAGCCTGTGGGGCGGCGACCTCCAGGCCTTCATCCTCCAGGCCGGCCCGCGCGGGCTGTTCAAGCGCAGCCAGGTGGTGCTGAGCGCCGCCGACCACGTGCTTCCCTCCCTGGGCGACAAGATGCCCGACGGCACCATCATCGGCGCCCGCGGCGCCTATGGCCTGCTGGCCCCCAAGAGCGACCTGAACGACTGGTTCTGGAAAGTCTACCAGGACGCCTACGGCGTCTATCCGGTCCAGGCCCCCTACCGCATGGTCCAGGCGGTCCTGGGCCTGAAGGTCGCGGTCGAGAAGGCGATGGCCGAGAACGGCGGCACCAAGCCGACCAAGGAGCAGATCGCGGCGGCGCTGAAGGGTTCGGAGTGGCACTCCCCGGCCGGCACCATCCGCATGGCGCTGGGCGACGGACATCAGGCGATCCAGCAGACCGCCATCGGCCGCACCCGCTTCGACGAGGGCCGCAAGATGGTCGTGCTGGACGATATCCAGAACTTCAAGGCCGAATGCGTCAACCCGCCCCCCGGCCAGAAGAGCATCGAGTGGATCAAGGCAGGCTTCCCCGGCGCGCAGTGCGACTGA
- a CDS encoding CinA family protein, translating into MTETLPSDMPDDIDQCVQHVLQAACRQEIMIATAESCTGGLLASLLTDITGCSHAFERGFVTYTNDAKNEMLGVSQHLLEDPGPVSEEVARAMAEGAIDHSHAHLSIAITGFAGPGGPGDEPGLVHFAMGRKGKPTRHRMKRFGDLGRGGVRLECVRTALSMLRAELEGIGEPRQTMAETP; encoded by the coding sequence ATGACGGAAACCCTGCCCAGCGACATGCCGGACGATATCGACCAGTGCGTCCAGCACGTGCTGCAGGCCGCCTGCCGCCAGGAGATCATGATCGCCACGGCGGAAAGCTGCACCGGCGGCCTGCTCGCTTCCCTGTTGACCGACATCACCGGTTGCTCCCACGCCTTCGAACGCGGTTTCGTGACCTACACCAACGACGCCAAGAACGAGATGCTGGGCGTCTCGCAGCACCTTCTTGAAGACCCCGGCCCCGTTTCGGAGGAGGTCGCCCGCGCGATGGCCGAGGGAGCCATCGACCACTCCCACGCCCATCTCAGCATCGCCATCACCGGATTCGCCGGCCCCGGCGGTCCGGGCGACGAACCCGGCCTCGTCCATTTCGCCATGGGCCGAAAGGGGAAGCCGACCCGGCACCGGATGAAGCGTTTCGGCGACCTGGGCCGCGGCGGCGTCCGGCTCGAATGCGTCCGCACCGCCCTCTCGATGCTGCGCGCCGAACTGGAGGGCATCGGCGAGCCCCGCCAAACCATGGCCGAGACACCCTGA
- a CDS encoding CHASE2 domain-containing protein, which produces MGRRSSWLLAALAVPLVLAGLRLADAEPGWLRGLEGRSLTLRYGLRGPLEPSGIVSLLMIDDRTLAEHGRWPLSRRLIADAVRRLAADGARVVAIDLLFAEPEAPLPAEVADILDDARSRLPRSADGLAVRIDRLLETADPDGTLAAALDSTGIGVLGFAFGFDPDGTAAAGGAIPDALRNAAFRVVREPAIPDLRDGHPASVVVPVPVLARSAALGHVTVRIEADGVLRHDQSAIRFGDSWYPSLPVEAVRRYRGLDADEVALHVGHGIRFGPDFVATDRRMRLPVNHYGPRGTIETRSLADLLAGRLPPGSYRGRIVLIGASAQGVGDSFHTPFGRALPGPEHLATVIDNLLTGRTPKDRSALLPADIAAILGGGLLGAALGSALAPMAAAAGTAVLVGGWLAATAVLFAAADLWLAVTSPVLAAGLGFALFAARRSQVGEQARRLAERQRRNLMRYFSPAVAERLMNSNRPGLEDRIQTVTILFVDLVGFTGINERLSPREAMDVLRGFYGHVESAVLDRGGVVDKFLGDGAMAIFGIPEPAPRDAGDALGAARQIAEGMAEWNRELASAGLPALTVAMGLHLGPVLIGDTGGTRQFTFTIIGDAVNVASRLESLTRELGVTIAASDAVIEAARSTAGGAAIEGFVELPPRHLRGRERPVGVWSWPAPVGTAARPGLLSPPDQTR; this is translated from the coding sequence ATGGGCAGGCGGAGTTCCTGGCTGCTGGCGGCGCTCGCCGTCCCGCTGGTCCTCGCCGGGCTCCGGCTGGCCGATGCCGAACCCGGATGGCTGCGAGGGCTTGAAGGGCGGAGCCTGACGCTGCGCTACGGGTTGCGCGGGCCGCTGGAACCCTCGGGCATCGTGTCGCTGCTGATGATCGACGACAGGACGCTGGCGGAGCATGGCCGCTGGCCGCTGTCCCGGCGGCTGATCGCCGACGCCGTCCGCCGGTTGGCGGCGGACGGCGCGCGCGTCGTCGCGATCGACCTGCTTTTTGCCGAACCCGAGGCGCCGCTGCCGGCCGAGGTCGCCGACATCCTGGACGACGCCCGCAGCCGGCTGCCGCGATCCGCGGACGGGCTGGCCGTCCGGATCGACCGACTGCTGGAAACCGCCGACCCCGACGGCACCCTGGCGGCCGCGCTGGACTCCACCGGGATCGGCGTGCTGGGTTTCGCCTTCGGCTTCGATCCGGACGGAACCGCAGCGGCCGGCGGCGCCATCCCTGACGCGCTCCGGAACGCCGCGTTCCGCGTGGTGCGGGAACCGGCGATCCCGGACCTCCGCGACGGTCACCCGGCATCGGTCGTCGTTCCGGTGCCCGTCCTCGCCCGATCGGCTGCGCTCGGCCACGTCACCGTGCGGATCGAGGCCGACGGCGTGCTGCGCCACGACCAATCCGCGATCCGCTTCGGCGATTCCTGGTATCCGAGCCTGCCGGTCGAAGCCGTCCGGCGGTACCGCGGCCTGGATGCCGACGAGGTGGCTCTCCATGTCGGGCACGGTATCCGGTTCGGACCGGACTTCGTCGCCACCGACCGCCGGATGAGGCTGCCGGTCAACCATTACGGCCCGCGCGGGACGATCGAGACCCGCTCGCTGGCCGACCTTCTGGCCGGCCGACTCCCGCCGGGCAGCTATCGCGGTCGAATCGTGCTGATCGGCGCTTCGGCCCAGGGCGTCGGCGACAGCTTCCACACCCCGTTCGGCCGGGCGCTGCCGGGGCCGGAGCATCTCGCCACCGTGATCGACAACCTGCTGACCGGACGGACGCCGAAGGACAGATCCGCCCTGCTGCCGGCCGATATCGCCGCGATCCTGGGCGGCGGGCTCCTGGGAGCGGCGCTCGGGTCCGCCCTGGCGCCGATGGCCGCTGCGGCCGGCACGGCGGTCCTGGTCGGCGGCTGGCTCGCCGCGACGGCGGTGCTGTTCGCCGCGGCGGATCTGTGGCTGGCGGTGACCTCGCCGGTGCTGGCGGCGGGGCTGGGCTTCGCCCTGTTCGCCGCGCGCCGCTCCCAGGTCGGCGAGCAGGCGCGGCGCCTGGCCGAGCGGCAGCGGCGCAACCTGATGCGCTATTTTTCGCCGGCCGTCGCCGAACGGCTGATGAACAGCAACAGGCCCGGACTGGAGGACCGGATCCAGACCGTGACGATCCTGTTCGTCGATCTGGTGGGATTCACCGGGATCAACGAGCGCCTGTCGCCCCGTGAGGCGATGGACGTGCTGCGCGGATTCTACGGCCATGTCGAATCTGCGGTGCTGGACCGGGGCGGCGTCGTGGACAAGTTCCTGGGCGACGGTGCGATGGCCATCTTCGGCATCCCCGAGCCGGCGCCCCGGGACGCCGGGGATGCCCTGGGGGCGGCGCGGCAGATCGCCGAAGGAATGGCGGAGTGGAACCGGGAGCTTGCGTCCGCGGGCCTGCCGGCGCTGACCGTCGCGATGGGGCTCCACCTGGGGCCGGTCCTGATCGGCGACACCGGCGGCACGAGGCAGTTCACCTTCACCATCATCGGCGACGCGGTCAACGTGGCGAGCCGCCTGGAATCCCTGACCCGCGAACTGGGCGTGACCATCGCGGCCTCCGACGCGGTGATCGAGGCGGCGCGCTCCACCGCCGGCGGCGCGGCGATCGAGGGATTCGTCGAACTGCCGCCCCGGCATCTCCGCGGGCGGGAGCGCCCGGTCGGCGTCTGGAGCTGGCCGGCCCCGGTTGGAACGGCCGCGCGGCCCGGCCTGTTATCGCCACCGGACCAGACCCGGTGA
- a CDS encoding FecR domain-containing protein produces MGIAGRITPLLLAGLMVAGSASAADRAPVGRVVRQEGSTVILRDDIRSPLLIGTSVFTSDVIETGFSSRVTVLFGDGSSLSAGPESRVQVSDYTIDPQGGRTSALFSMLSGIVRAVVRQAGLGSFAVQTDTAVASARSTEWTAEITPAGTAVLGLEGVVEVRSRSTGAAVTLAPFEGTDVASGRDPTPPVTWGAPRVDRTLRLVGPANR; encoded by the coding sequence ATGGGAATCGCTGGAAGAATCACGCCGCTGCTGCTCGCCGGCCTCATGGTCGCCGGGTCGGCGTCCGCGGCTGATCGGGCACCGGTCGGACGGGTGGTCCGGCAGGAAGGCAGCACCGTGATCCTGCGGGACGACATCCGGTCCCCGCTGCTGATCGGCACCTCGGTCTTCACGTCGGACGTGATCGAGACCGGCTTCTCCTCCCGGGTCACGGTCCTGTTCGGCGACGGCAGCAGCCTGAGCGCCGGGCCGGAAAGCCGCGTCCAGGTCTCGGACTACACGATCGATCCGCAGGGCGGGCGGACATCGGCGCTCTTTTCCATGCTGTCCGGCATCGTCCGGGCCGTGGTCCGCCAGGCGGGGCTGGGCAGCTTCGCGGTCCAGACCGACACGGCGGTCGCGTCGGCCCGCTCGACCGAATGGACGGCGGAGATCACGCCGGCCGGCACGGCGGTGCTTGGCCTGGAGGGAGTGGTCGAGGTGCGCAGCCGTTCCACGGGGGCTGCCGTCACCCTCGCGCCCTTCGAGGGGACCGACGTGGCCTCGGGACGGGACCCGACGCCGCCCGTCACTTGGGGAGCGCCCAGGGTGGACCGGACCCTCCGCCTCGTCGGCCCGGCCAATCGTTGA
- a CDS encoding c-type cytochrome: MFRAAGTEADSIANLFYVMLVGSAVIWLGVIGLSLYAVRATPAKNGARRGVQLIVWGGCVFPTVVLALLLVWGLEKMPDYRRPADGPTIAVSGERFWWRVAYGLQGEPGVVKSLPSGGVESANEIWIPVGRRTEILLGSPDVIHSFWVPALAGKMDAIPGRVNRIILEPTVEGVYNGVCAEFCGEAHAQMGLRVIAVPEADYAAHVEAQAQPASVVSGTGYEAFLASGCGACHTVRGTPADGSVGPDLTHVASRRTIGAGLLETSEENLAAFIRATDHIKPGVEMPEFGVLPDEEIAAIANWLGELR, encoded by the coding sequence ATGTTCCGGGCGGCAGGGACCGAAGCCGACAGCATCGCCAACCTGTTCTACGTCATGCTGGTCGGGTCGGCCGTGATCTGGCTGGGTGTCATCGGCCTCAGCCTCTATGCGGTCCGGGCGACGCCCGCGAAGAACGGTGCGCGGCGCGGCGTCCAGCTCATCGTCTGGGGCGGCTGCGTCTTCCCGACGGTCGTCCTGGCGCTCCTGCTGGTCTGGGGGCTGGAGAAGATGCCGGACTACCGGCGGCCCGCGGACGGCCCGACGATCGCGGTGTCCGGAGAACGGTTCTGGTGGCGCGTCGCCTATGGTCTGCAGGGGGAGCCCGGGGTCGTGAAGAGCCTGCCCTCCGGGGGCGTCGAGAGCGCCAACGAGATCTGGATCCCGGTCGGCCGCCGTACCGAGATCCTTCTCGGAAGTCCCGACGTGATCCATTCCTTCTGGGTACCGGCGCTTGCCGGCAAGATGGACGCGATCCCGGGGCGGGTCAACCGCATCATCCTCGAACCCACCGTGGAAGGCGTCTACAACGGGGTCTGCGCCGAATTCTGCGGAGAAGCCCATGCCCAGATGGGCCTGCGGGTGATCGCCGTTCCGGAAGCCGACTATGCGGCCCATGTCGAAGCCCAGGCGCAGCCCGCCTCGGTGGTCTCCGGCACGGGATACGAGGCCTTCCTCGCGAGCGGCTGCGGCGCCTGCCATACCGTCCGCGGAACCCCGGCCGACGGCTCGGTTGGTCCCGACCTCACCCATGTCGCCTCCCGCCGCACCATCGGGGCCGGCCTTCTCGAGACCAGCGAGGAGAACCTCGCCGCGTTCATCCGCGCCACCGACCACATCAAGCCCGGCGTCGAGATGCCGGAGTTCGGCGTGCTTCCGGATGAGGAAATCGCCGCCATCGCGAACTGGCTGGGGGAACTGCGATGA
- the ctaD gene encoding cytochrome c oxidase subunit I, with protein sequence MSEATATPEDTGQTPDAEAVRRGQEERLEKVWETPKGWRYWSAVNNTEVGIWYTATSFAFMLFAGVLGLMVRVQLAVPENDFLTATFYNQVFTLHGTVMMFLFAVPIFEAVAIVLLPQMLGARDLPFPRLSAFGYWCFLIGGVFVSGSIFFGAAPEGGWFMYPPLTTQERFTPGYGPDIWLLGLSFIEVASIAAAVELIVGTLKCRPPGMRLNLMPLYAWYVLVVAGMILFAFPPLIAGDILFELERLFHWPFFDPERGGDPVLWQHLFWIFGHPEVYIVFLPAIALVAMIVPTFARRPLLGYSWIVLAAVGTGFLSFGLWAHHMFATGLPAITLGFFSAASEAVAIPTGVQIFVFIATLWTGRVVHSVPMLFVSGALAVFVIGGLTGVMVALAPFDWQAHDTYFVVAHLHYVLIGGMLFPLVAGVYYYWPLVGNRRLSDRLGRIAFWLMFLGFNLGFFPMHLSGLIGMPRRVWTYPAGLGFDLPNLLSTIGAFIFATGILIIVFDILRPKGKQPYAERNTWQAGTLEWLAEVPGKDWGVRSVPIVTTRYPLWEQPGFVEDYDQGRFYLPDAEEMKRETMVTSVLDGEPVQCLRVPGNTFMAMIAAILLGAVFILATFHFWYATIAAMIGATISILVWLWRGTAMIPEKPEKDVGLGLTLPLYMSGPKSVGWWAMFITMIGDGTAFLSLVFAYFFYFTIHPEFPPAGVDGPGLFWPMVSLASMLGAWAAARIALRVNRAGSVGMARALMAAGVALALAGGAALVWAPYGAGLDPVVHVYQATVWVIVIWTAAHLAVGALMLAYCLARSFAGKLTPVYDIDISNVALYWHFMAGTALITVATIALSPLAA encoded by the coding sequence ATGAGCGAGGCGACCGCGACGCCCGAGGATACCGGACAGACCCCCGATGCCGAGGCGGTGCGCCGCGGCCAGGAAGAGCGTCTGGAGAAGGTTTGGGAAACGCCGAAGGGCTGGCGCTACTGGTCGGCGGTCAACAATACGGAAGTCGGCATCTGGTACACCGCGACCTCGTTCGCCTTCATGCTGTTCGCGGGCGTCCTCGGCCTGATGGTCCGCGTCCAGCTCGCCGTGCCCGAGAACGATTTCCTGACCGCGACCTTCTATAACCAGGTCTTCACCCTGCACGGCACGGTGATGATGTTCCTGTTCGCCGTGCCGATCTTCGAAGCGGTGGCGATCGTCCTGCTGCCGCAGATGCTGGGCGCGCGCGACCTGCCGTTCCCCAGGCTGTCGGCGTTCGGCTACTGGTGCTTCCTGATCGGCGGCGTCTTCGTCTCGGGTTCGATCTTCTTCGGCGCGGCACCGGAAGGCGGCTGGTTCATGTATCCGCCGCTGACGACCCAGGAGCGCTTCACGCCCGGCTATGGGCCGGACATCTGGCTGCTGGGGCTGTCCTTCATCGAGGTGGCCTCGATCGCCGCCGCGGTGGAACTGATCGTCGGGACCCTGAAATGCCGGCCGCCGGGCATGCGGCTCAACCTGATGCCGCTCTATGCCTGGTACGTCCTCGTCGTCGCCGGCATGATCCTGTTCGCGTTCCCGCCGCTGATCGCGGGGGACATCCTGTTCGAGCTGGAACGGCTGTTCCATTGGCCGTTCTTCGATCCCGAGCGGGGCGGCGACCCGGTGCTCTGGCAGCACCTGTTCTGGATCTTCGGCCATCCCGAGGTCTATATCGTCTTCCTGCCGGCGATCGCGTTGGTCGCCATGATCGTGCCGACCTTCGCGCGGCGGCCCCTGCTGGGATACTCCTGGATCGTCCTGGCGGCTGTCGGCACCGGCTTCCTGTCGTTCGGCCTGTGGGCGCACCACATGTTCGCGACGGGCCTGCCGGCGATCACGCTGGGCTTCTTCTCGGCCGCCTCCGAGGCGGTGGCGATCCCGACCGGCGTCCAGATCTTCGTGTTCATCGCGACCCTGTGGACCGGCCGGGTCGTCCATTCCGTACCCATGCTGTTCGTGAGCGGCGCGCTGGCGGTCTTCGTCATAGGCGGACTGACCGGAGTCATGGTGGCGCTGGCGCCGTTCGACTGGCAAGCCCACGACACCTATTTCGTGGTCGCCCATCTCCACTATGTCCTGATCGGCGGCATGCTGTTCCCGCTCGTGGCAGGGGTCTATTACTACTGGCCGCTCGTCGGCAACCGCCGCCTCTCCGACCGGCTCGGCCGGATCGCGTTCTGGCTGATGTTCCTCGGCTTCAACCTCGGTTTCTTTCCGATGCATCTGTCGGGCCTGATCGGGATGCCGAGGCGGGTCTGGACCTATCCCGCCGGGCTCGGCTTCGATCTGCCCAACCTGCTGTCGACCATCGGGGCCTTCATCTTCGCGACCGGCATCCTCATCATCGTCTTCGACATACTCCGGCCGAAGGGGAAGCAGCCCTACGCGGAGCGCAACACCTGGCAGGCCGGCACGCTGGAGTGGCTTGCCGAAGTGCCGGGCAAGGACTGGGGCGTGCGATCCGTTCCGATCGTCACGACGCGCTATCCGCTCTGGGAACAGCCGGGCTTCGTCGAGGACTACGATCAGGGGCGCTTCTACTTGCCGGACGCGGAGGAAATGAAGCGCGAGACGATGGTCACCAGCGTGCTCGACGGCGAACCGGTGCAGTGCCTGCGTGTTCCCGGCAACACCTTCATGGCCATGATCGCCGCGATCCTCCTGGGAGCCGTCTTCATCCTGGCGACTTTCCATTTCTGGTACGCCACGATCGCCGCCATGATCGGGGCGACCATCTCGATCCTCGTCTGGCTATGGCGCGGGACTGCGATGATCCCGGAGAAGCCGGAGAAGGACGTCGGCCTCGGTCTCACCTTGCCCCTCTACATGTCCGGCCCCAAGTCGGTCGGATGGTGGGCGATGTTCATCACCATGATCGGCGACGGGACGGCGTTCCTGTCGCTCGTCTTCGCGTATTTCTTCTATTTCACCATCCATCCGGAGTTTCCGCCGGCCGGGGTGGACGGACCGGGCCTGTTCTGGCCGATGGTTTCGCTGGCATCGATGCTGGGGGCCTGGGCGGCCGCTCGGATCGCGCTGCGGGTCAACCGGGCCGGATCGGTCGGTATGGCGCGGGCGCTGATGGCGGCCGGCGTGGCGCTGGCGCTGGCGGGCGGGGCCGCCCTGGTCTGGGCTCCCTACGGCGCCGGCCTCGATCCTGTCGTCCATGTCTACCAGGCGACCGTGTGGGTGATCGTGATCTGGACGGCCGCCCATCTCGCCGTTGGGGCGCTGATGCTGGCCTACTGCCTGGCGCGGTCCTTCGCCGGCAAGCTGACCCCGGTCTACGACATCGACATCTCGAACGTGGCGCTCTACTGGCATTTCATGGCCGGGACCGCCCTGATCACCGTCGCGACCATCGCGCTGTCTCCGCTCGCGGCATGA
- a CDS encoding cytochrome c oxidase assembly protein, producing the protein MTRAHSSPAGAVLTAPERAEPGRSGPAELWPLAAGLLLLALLWFGPLPERARGSFAAHMVMHMGVVAVAAPLLAVGVARAMPRLVSSFPPALAIVASALEFVAVWTWHAPALHDAARMDPTFFVLEQASFLAAGVLVWATAVGAPGDGRVAARAAGVCALLITSMHMVLLGGLLLFAPRPLYACAEVCSPAAALTPLGDQQLGGALMLVIGGSAYLAGGLALLSSVLRDRAPTGETA; encoded by the coding sequence ATGACCCGCGCCCATTCCTCCCCTGCCGGAGCGGTCCTCACGGCGCCGGAACGCGCGGAACCCGGCCGGTCCGGGCCGGCGGAACTCTGGCCCCTGGCCGCCGGGCTGCTCCTGCTCGCCCTCTTGTGGTTCGGGCCGCTTCCCGAACGGGCGCGGGGCTCCTTCGCGGCGCACATGGTGATGCACATGGGTGTCGTCGCCGTCGCGGCGCCGCTCCTCGCCGTCGGCGTCGCGCGCGCGATGCCGCGTCTGGTCTCCTCGTTTCCGCCCGCGCTGGCGATCGTGGCCTCGGCGCTGGAATTCGTCGCGGTCTGGACATGGCATGCCCCGGCCCTGCACGACGCCGCGCGGATGGATCCCACGTTCTTCGTCCTGGAACAGGCGTCCTTCCTCGCCGCCGGCGTCCTGGTCTGGGCGACCGCCGTCGGGGCGCCGGGCGACGGCAGGGTGGCCGCGCGGGCGGCCGGCGTCTGCGCCCTGCTGATCACCTCCATGCACATGGTGCTTCTGGGCGGCCTTCTTCTCTTCGCGCCGAGGCCGCTCTACGCCTGCGCCGAAGTCTGCTCGCCCGCCGCCGCTCTGACGCCGCTGGGCGACCAGCAGCTCGGCGGCGCCCTCATGCTGGTCATCGGGGGTTCGGCCTATCTCGCGGGGGGACTGGCCCTCCTGTCATCGGTCCTGCGGGACCGGGCGCCGACCGGGGAGACCGCCTGA